The Streptomyces venezuelae genomic interval CTTCCAGGTGCGGGAGGCACCGATCTCGTACGACACCGCCATGACGTTCCTCAGCCTCCTCGTGGCCGTGGCCGTCGTGGGCGTCGGCGTCTTCATCGTGGGCTACCTCGGCACCCGGCCGGCCCCGCTGCTCGTCGCGGGTCTGCTCACCGGGCTCGGCGTCGCCGGCATGCACTACCTCGGCATGGCCGCCCTGCGCATGAACGGGCAGCTCGCCTACGCCCCCGCCGTCGTCGTCGTGTCCGTCGTCATCGCCGTCGTCGCGGCGACCGCCGCGCTCTGGGCGGCCGTCTCGGTCCGCGGCTTCCTCGCCAGCCTCGGCGCCAGTGTCGTCATGGGCGTCGCCGTGACCGGCATGCACTACACGGGGATGGCCGCGGTCAGCGTGCGGGTCGACGAGGCGTCGCACGCGGCCGAGGTCTCCTCGCTCCTGAACGTGCTGCCGATGCTCGTCGGCCCGCTGATCTTCCTCGTCCTGGCCGCGGCCGTCGTCATGTTCGACCCACTGCTGATCAT includes:
- a CDS encoding MHYT domain-containing protein; translated protein: MHGTIDGFSYGMVTPLVGYVMACLGSALGLRCTVRSLTTDRARKPGWLALGAASIGCGIWTMHFIAMLGFQVREAPISYDTAMTFLSLLVAVAVVGVGVFIVGYLGTRPAPLLVAGLLTGLGVAGMHYLGMAALRMNGQLAYAPAVVVVSVVIAVVAATAALWAAVSVRGFLASLGASVVMGVAVTGMHYTGMAAVSVRVDEASHAAEVSSLLNVLPMLVGPLIFLVLAAAVVMFDPLLIMGDDEPHRRRPAHRKGTQGGESGEFRESGVSRIDIGDVAGDEVWDPREAGTETLASPVGWRS